The DNA segment TCCCGGGAATCCACGTGCTTTATCCCTATGCCGGCGTAGATCACCGTGTCCCTGCAAAAGAGGTCCATGCCGTTTTCGCCGGTCCACCGGATCTCGCTGACCGACTTGCTGACGCCTCCGGAAAAGATGAATTCGGGGTAGCGCTCGGTGAGGGTCTGTATCAGGGCGCCGGCTTCTTCCAGCAGCTCCTGGTCGGGCATTTCCTCTTCGGTGAGGTCTCTGCTGCCCCTGAAGGCGGTGGGCTCAAAGGGCCAGGGCCTGCTCTGCTTCAGGGCAGCCAGCCGGAAGCCTTCGGCGTCCGGCACCACGCCGGTCTGATAGTGTATACGGGCCTCCCCGTTGTCGTATATGCGGTAGGAAGACACGTTGGAGTCGGAGGAAGAAAAGCTCTTGATCTTGTTTTCTTCGTATTCCACCTCGCAGGAGATGCTCCTGGATGAGTATTTTTGCTGCATATTTCCGCCTCCTAATTGATGTTCAGGGCCTTGACCCTGATGGTGGGCCCGCCTGCGGATACGGGCACGCTCTGGCCGTTCTTGCCGCAGGTGTAGGTGTCAAAGAGCTCAAAATCGTTGCCTATGCCGTCTATGTCAAACAGGGTCTTGAACACGCTGCCCGTGACCACGTTGGTCCGCAGGGGCTCCGCCAGCCTGCCGTCCCGTATGCGGTAGCACAGGGTGGGCTTCAGGGTAAAGAGGGAGGAGCCGGTGCCGTAGGACACGGCGTAGACGTATACCCCGTCCGCGGTGCTCTTTATCAGGTCCTCCGGAGAAGCCGTCCCCGGCTCCATGTAGGTGTTGGTCATGCGCACTATGGGCGGGCAGGTGTAGTCCTGGGCCCGGGAGTTGCCCGTAGGCTCTTCTCCCAGGGTGACGGCGGACCTGACGTCGTGGAGCCGGCCCGTGAGGACTCCGTCTTTGATGAGATAGGTCTTCCGGGTCAGGGTGCCTTCGTCGTCGTAGATGAGCCGGCCGTTGTTGGGCATGTCCCCCATATCCACAATGGATACTCCCGGGGCGCCTACCTGCTTGCCCATGACCCATTCTTCCCGGAGTGTCTTGTCGTTGAGCATGAAGTCGGACTCGCTCTTGTGGCCAAAGCTCTCGTGGGTAAACATGGCCGTGACCACCGGTGCCAGGATGGTGACGTATTCCCCGGGCTCCGCGTCCACGGCGTTGTTGCCGTAGTCTATGTAGCGGTCTATCTCGCTGAGTATTTCCTGCTCGTGGCCGGACAGCTCTTCAAAAGAAGCCTTCTGAAAGCCCTTGTAGGCCCCCACGGGCCAGCCCTTTATCACCAGCTGGCAAGAGGCGTTCAGCCGGCACCTCTGGGTGTCGGTCTCTATGTCGCTGCCCAGGCTGGAGACAAAGCGCTTTGAGACTGCGTTCACCGCGCAGGATATTTGGTACTGCTTCAGCTCGGGCACGTCCCGGGTAAAGCAGGCCTGCCGGTAATGCTCCACCAGGTCCCGCACCGCCCGGGGCTCCACCAGGCGCAGGCTCTTGTCGCCCCGGTAGGCCATGGCCTTGTCCCGGTGGACCTCCAGGGCCCTGACGTAGGCGTCGCCCCCGGCGGGCAGCCGGTTTTTGGCCAGCCCCGCCAGCCGGTCTATCTCCTGCTGGATGTTCTCGGGCATGTCCGTGGAGCAGGTGTACCACAGGACTCCGTCCCATACTCTGATAAAGGCTCCCTTTCGGGAGAGCTGAGTGTCCGTGCGGACCTCGCCGTTCATGACCGCTACCGTGATGTGCGCAGAGTCTTCTGTCCGCACGTCGGTATACAGACCGTCCGGAAATCTATACATATTGCATTCTCCGTTGATCATTCGTTTTTCATGCTGTTCAGGTTGAACACGGGGGCGCCCGGGTCGCTGATCATGCGGACCTCCATGATCCCCACTCCCAGAATACGCTTGTCCGGCTCGGCCGGGTTCAGAGCGTTGGGAGACCAGTTCTTTACCTTCACGTCAAACTTTATCCTGCCGCTTGAGGGCATGGTCACCTTGTTTGAGAGGGTGAGCATGCCTGCCTGTGTGATGGGCATCAGATTTTTGCCGTCCACGTATATGCCGGCGCCCTCCATAAGGGCGTTGGAGTCCGACATGATGTTAAAGGTCACCGTGTAGTCGGCGCCGGGGGTCCCTCTGAGCTCCAGGTTTGCTCCGGAGCTGGACCAGCGCATGCCCCCGTTGGTGGGCTCGGAATAAATGAAGCCGTCCACGAAGCTCTCGTCGTTGACCCCGTTGAGCTTCAGGGAATAGTTCTTAAAATCCTCGTCTTTCAATTTCCGGGGCTTGGGGATATTGGCGCTGATCTCGCAGCTGTCACCTATGCCGTTTTTGACCGTGAGGGGATTGGGCGACCAGTTGGCGGTGATGACGGCGGCGCCGGCTCCCGCGCCTATCTCTATGTGGGTGGGCTTCTCGGCAAAGGTGTTGCCGTTTATTATGCCGATGCCCTTGTTCAGGGTAATGGCCGCCGCGCTGGTGCCCAGGGCGTCCCAGCTCTCAAAGGTGCAGCCTATGACCGACAGCCGCGCTCCGTCGGAATCGCTGCGGACGCAGGTGTTGATGGGGCCCCAGAAGGCGCAGTTCATGAGGCTCACCTTGCCTGTGACTCCTCCCCGGATGTCCACGGGGCAGGCGTCTGCGGAGTTCCACCGGCCCACGAATTCGCCGTTGGTGATGGCCAGACCCATGGGCTGTATCTGCTCTATGAGCACCGAATTGGTGCAGCTGTCGGCGCCTATGCCGGAGAAGTTGCCGTTGCAGGCGCCCGAGCCCCGGTTGGTGAAGCGGTAGCCCGCCCCGTAGCCGAAGCAGAAGCAGTTGGAGCAGTATTGCCAGTCCGTGCGGGCAAACTCAAAGGCGGTGCCGTTGAGGTTGATCCATTTGCAGTAGGGGTCGTCGGCGGTGTAGGTCACGTTGAAGGGCCAGAAATGGCAGTTCTCTATGCGGCATATATCGTAGCACTGGTCTATCACGATGCCCGTCTTGATAGGATAGCCGTAAACCCCCGAGATGGTCATCCGGTCGGGACCTCTGAAGAGGATGCCTACGTAAGGATTGAGAAGGTTGCAGTTGATGACAGAGTGATTGCTGCCTTCATAGCCGGCTATACATGGGGAGTAGGGAATGGGAGGCACGGTCTTCTGGCTCCATTCCGGATAGTGGATGATGAGCCCCTGCACCCCGGAATTGTTGCCCGTCAGGGTGATAAAGGCTGTTCCGTCCGGGTCGTTCTTGCCGGCGTAGGCGGCGATGACAGAGCCCTTCATATTGCCGGCGGCGTCGGGCTTGTTGGACAGGTCGTTGGTGGGAGGGGCCACGTAGGTGCCCTTGAGCATCACTCCGTCCTTCACCTCCAGAGAGCCCCGGCATACGTATTCGCCGGTGGGGAACACCACGTTGCCGCCCCGGTGGTCATAGCATTCGTCGATGGCCTTCTGGATGGCGGCGGTGCAGTCGGTCAGGTTGTCGCCTTTGGCGCCGTAGTCCAGCACGTTGTAATCCTTGGCGCTGGCTTCGCCGGCAAAGACGGCAAGAGCGGCGCAGGCGAGAATAAAAAGGGTGAGAATAGTGTTGTTCATTGCTTTTTCCGCGTTGAGTA comes from the Abditibacteriota bacterium genome and includes:
- a CDS encoding TldD/PmbA family protein, with translation MYRFPDGLYTDVRTEDSAHITVAVMNGEVRTDTQLSRKGAFIRVWDGVLWYTCSTDMPENIQQEIDRLAGLAKNRLPAGGDAYVRALEVHRDKAMAYRGDKSLRLVEPRAVRDLVEHYRQACFTRDVPELKQYQISCAVNAVSKRFVSSLGSDIETDTQRCRLNASCQLVIKGWPVGAYKGFQKASFEELSGHEQEILSEIDRYIDYGNNAVDAEPGEYVTILAPVVTAMFTHESFGHKSESDFMLNDKTLREEWVMGKQVGAPGVSIVDMGDMPNNGRLIYDDEGTLTRKTYLIKDGVLTGRLHDVRSAVTLGEEPTGNSRAQDYTCPPIVRMTNTYMEPGTASPEDLIKSTADGVYVYAVSYGTGSSLFTLKPTLCYRIRDGRLAEPLRTNVVTGSVFKTLFDIDGIGNDFELFDTYTCGKNGQSVPVSAGGPTIRVKALNIN